In Gadus chalcogrammus isolate NIFS_2021 chromosome 11, NIFS_Gcha_1.0, whole genome shotgun sequence, a single window of DNA contains:
- the LOC130392306 gene encoding cholecystokinin-like isoform X2, which produces MNVGICVCVLLATLTSGSLSLPTQQKSQETEGWAPLSDRFSPSSLSFHSRQSRSAPPADQLVNYSHQEDIADPSSNLNQLIAKLLSRKAAGQRGRSSITSRASGPGASHRIKDRDYVGWMDFGRRSAEEYEYSP; this is translated from the exons aTGAATGtaggcatctgtgtgtgtgttctcttggCCACGTTAACCAGTGGATCGCTGAGCCTGCCCACACAGCAGAAG TCCCAAGAGACCGAAGGCTGGGCCCCTCTATCCGACAGGTTTTCTCCCAGCAGTCTATCCTTCCACTCACGGCAGTCCCGCTCAGCGCCCCCTGCAGACCAACTGGTGAACTACAGCCACCAGGAGGACATCGCAGACCCCAGCAGCAACCTCAACCAACTCATTGCAAAACTGCTATCCCGGAAAG CCGCGGGGCAGAGGGGCCGGTCCTCAATCACCAGCAGAGCCAGCGGCCCCGGTGCCAGCCACCGGATAAAAGACCGGGACTACGTGGGCTGGATGGACTTTGGACGGCGCAGCGCGGAGGAGTATGAATACTCACCCTGA
- the LOC130392306 gene encoding cholecystokinin-like isoform X1, with amino-acid sequence MNVGICVCVLLATLTSGSLSLPTQQKVSQETEGWAPLSDRFSPSSLSFHSRQSRSAPPADQLVNYSHQEDIADPSSNLNQLIAKLLSRKAAGQRGRSSITSRASGPGASHRIKDRDYVGWMDFGRRSAEEYEYSP; translated from the exons aTGAATGtaggcatctgtgtgtgtgttctcttggCCACGTTAACCAGTGGATCGCTGAGCCTGCCCACACAGCAGAAGGTG TCCCAAGAGACCGAAGGCTGGGCCCCTCTATCCGACAGGTTTTCTCCCAGCAGTCTATCCTTCCACTCACGGCAGTCCCGCTCAGCGCCCCCTGCAGACCAACTGGTGAACTACAGCCACCAGGAGGACATCGCAGACCCCAGCAGCAACCTCAACCAACTCATTGCAAAACTGCTATCCCGGAAAG CCGCGGGGCAGAGGGGCCGGTCCTCAATCACCAGCAGAGCCAGCGGCCCCGGTGCCAGCCACCGGATAAAAGACCGGGACTACGTGGGCTGGATGGACTTTGGACGGCGCAGCGCGGAGGAGTATGAATACTCACCCTGA